A region of Leptospira bouyouniensis DNA encodes the following proteins:
- a CDS encoding LA_0442/LA_0875 N-terminal domain-containing protein has translation MKNLILFIVFLSLTSPLFAINTVILKNGKTIKGKVTDQNEKGLTVQTSEGSQNISKSQILKVIYKDVSDQEAEKIRLAEEKKLKDKEEKERAKLEKEKLIAEAKEQKRLEEEAKLAEKQRLAEESIKESQAEKEAKAEAEWLATRQLGPSPAATKCGGRLALIWRSAVLPGWGHYCGGNTTSAATYGVLFFGTLLYTLGPLHTEEKNAKSHYDNMVLFNQIAGPGTRFNAQNISLPSEFIFGFLETSIADDLIVKSKDNAKEANAKYLVGLGTVGIIYITNVIHAYMIGRDQYPERPIVKSGGKQFKEGWDFETSWDKPQTITSYRPPMNSVYAELRYSILF, from the coding sequence ATGAAAAATCTAATCTTATTTATTGTCTTTTTATCACTCACATCTCCCTTATTTGCAATCAACACTGTCATTTTAAAAAATGGAAAAACAATCAAAGGAAAAGTAACAGATCAAAATGAGAAAGGACTCACTGTCCAAACAAGTGAAGGTTCGCAAAACATTTCCAAATCACAAATCCTAAAAGTCATTTATAAAGATGTAAGCGACCAAGAAGCAGAAAAAATTAGACTCGCGGAAGAAAAAAAACTAAAAGACAAAGAAGAAAAAGAAAGGGCTAAACTCGAGAAAGAAAAATTAATCGCGGAAGCAAAGGAACAAAAACGCTTAGAAGAAGAAGCAAAGCTAGCTGAAAAACAAAGATTAGCCGAGGAATCTATCAAAGAATCTCAAGCGGAAAAAGAAGCAAAAGCAGAAGCGGAATGGTTGGCAACAAGGCAACTTGGTCCATCACCGGCAGCAACAAAGTGCGGAGGTCGCTTAGCTTTGATTTGGCGATCTGCCGTTTTACCGGGATGGGGTCATTACTGCGGAGGTAATACAACTTCAGCAGCTACTTATGGAGTATTGTTTTTTGGAACTCTCCTTTACACTCTTGGTCCTCTTCATACTGAGGAAAAAAATGCGAAATCACATTATGATAACATGGTTTTATTCAACCAAATTGCGGGGCCAGGTACAAGATTCAATGCACAGAATATCAGTTTACCATCAGAGTTTATCTTTGGATTTTTGGAAACATCAATCGCAGATGATTTGATTGTAAAAAGTAAAGACAATGCAAAAGAAGCGAATGCAAAATATTTAGTCGGACTAGGTACTGTAGGAATTATCTATATCACAAATGTCATTCACGCATATATGATTGGTCGTGACCAATACCCAGAAAGACCAATCGTAAAATCTGGTGGAAAACAATTTAAAGAAGGTTGGGATTTTGAAACCAGCTGGGACAAACCACAAACCATTACATCATACCGACCACCGATGAATTCTGTTTATGCAGAACTTCGTTATTCTATTCTTTTTTAA
- a CDS encoding alpha/beta hydrolase: MKKSLSLFFLITALLMLVASYFLSAQILTPSIPSLVDEGDFKKQLTFSDFSLPKPESIRFQNGTIRLRGWYFKHSKKQNCGIILLHGISESKYQMLPYAPIFWKRGCSLFVYDARAHGESDGKYSTYGFHEKMDLERAVEYFSEIDNTPEDQIGIFGVNLGAATALQFADGQYEYGFIIADSPFKDMRSYVEQKYSISYSRLIRFLTPLSLSFAELRGDLLVNEVSPENTAKLISKPVLLLYDKKEKTISPNGSDSIFQNLKTPSKKIFYFENSFFKLNQRNAVSEEYDLLIGNFLKEFKLVGRSTSISD; encoded by the coding sequence ATGAAAAAATCACTTTCTTTGTTCTTTTTAATTACCGCCTTATTAATGCTAGTTGCTTCATATTTTTTATCTGCACAAATCTTGACTCCTTCCATACCTTCTTTAGTAGACGAAGGTGATTTTAAAAAACAACTTACGTTTTCAGATTTTAGTTTGCCCAAACCTGAATCGATTCGGTTTCAAAATGGAACAATACGTTTAAGGGGTTGGTATTTTAAACATTCTAAAAAACAAAATTGTGGTATTATCCTGTTACATGGAATTTCAGAATCAAAATACCAAATGTTACCATATGCACCCATATTTTGGAAACGGGGTTGTAGTCTCTTCGTGTATGATGCACGCGCACATGGCGAAAGTGATGGAAAATATTCTACTTATGGTTTCCATGAAAAAATGGATTTGGAGAGGGCAGTAGAATACTTTTCAGAAATTGACAATACACCCGAAGATCAGATCGGTATCTTTGGGGTGAATTTAGGTGCTGCGACTGCCTTACAGTTTGCTGACGGTCAGTATGAATATGGATTCATCATTGCTGACTCACCTTTTAAAGATATGCGTTCCTATGTGGAACAGAAGTATTCAATTTCCTATTCTCGTTTGATTCGGTTTTTAACACCACTCAGTTTGTCCTTTGCAGAGTTACGAGGGGATTTACTTGTGAATGAAGTATCACCAGAGAATACAGCAAAACTAATCTCAAAACCGGTTTTACTTTTGTATGACAAAAAAGAGAAAACTATTTCTCCAAACGGATCGGATTCTATCTTTCAAAATCTGAAAACACCTTCTAAAAAGATTTTTTATTTTGAGAATTCATTCTTCAAACTAAACCAAAGGAATGCTGTATCTGAAGAATATGATTTGTTAATAGGTAACTTTCTTAAAGAATTCAAATTAGTGGGTAGATCAACTTCTATTTCCGATTGA
- a CDS encoding CsgG/HfaB family protein produces MKHYLTFISLILSVFSANCRTMDAAIQYPESGKSNLGITKVAVLIFDIEEAKWGDEFTDAVSLQIAKSLPFKVIEREQLSKVVNEQSFSKTGIIDTQTAVRLGKVLGVDALVFGRGSALKKFDEKGKLIPNLVDTVSLKIVHIESGQVIVNARKKPGADWTMARILQYSLGFGFIWSRDDILIATSQYDFVAESLVDRIVSELNK; encoded by the coding sequence ATGAAACATTATTTAACGTTTATCTCCCTCATTTTATCAGTGTTTTCGGCAAACTGCCGGACCATGGATGCCGCCATCCAATACCCAGAATCTGGGAAATCCAATTTAGGGATCACCAAGGTGGCTGTGCTCATTTTCGACATAGAAGAAGCAAAATGGGGAGACGAATTTACAGATGCAGTTTCTTTACAAATCGCAAAATCTCTTCCCTTTAAAGTCATAGAAAGGGAACAACTTTCAAAAGTAGTAAACGAACAAAGTTTTTCAAAAACCGGCATTATCGATACACAAACTGCCGTTAGACTTGGGAAAGTATTGGGTGTTGATGCACTTGTTTTCGGAAGGGGCTCCGCTTTAAAAAAATTTGATGAGAAAGGGAAACTTATTCCCAACCTAGTTGATACTGTCTCTTTAAAAATTGTTCACATCGAATCTGGACAAGTGATTGTCAATGCGAGAAAAAAACCAGGAGCCGATTGGACTATGGCTCGTATCCTCCAATATAGTCTTGGTTTTGGATTTATTTGGAGTCGCGATGATATTTTAATTGCAACTAGTCAATATGACTTTGTAGCAGAAAGTTTGGTTGATCGAATTGTAAGTGAGCTAAATAAATAA
- a CDS encoding Dps family protein, with translation MKINIGIPEEERSAISESLKKLLADTYTLYQKTHSYHWNVTGPMFQTLHLLFMTQYTELWNAIDPIAERIRSLGYYAPMGGWEFAKYSSISEDKEVPKAKDMIKNLVEGNEAVIRTARAAYAPSEKGNDQATLDLLTQRLDIHEKTAWMLRSLLEE, from the coding sequence ATGAAAATTAACATTGGAATTCCCGAAGAAGAACGAAGTGCTATTTCCGAGTCTTTAAAGAAACTATTAGCAGATACATATACCTTGTATCAAAAAACGCATAGTTACCATTGGAATGTCACTGGACCTATGTTCCAAACTTTACACTTACTTTTTATGACACAATATACTGAACTCTGGAATGCGATTGATCCAATTGCAGAAAGAATTCGATCCCTTGGATACTATGCTCCTATGGGTGGTTGGGAATTTGCAAAGTATTCCAGCATCTCCGAAGACAAAGAAGTACCCAAAGCAAAAGATATGATCAAAAATTTGGTAGAAGGGAATGAAGCGGTCATACGAACTGCACGTGCTGCTTATGCACCATCCGAAAAAGGCAATGACCAAGCAACACTTGATCTATTAACGCAAAGATTAGATATCCATGAAAAAACAGCTTGGATGTTACGTTCCTTACTCGAGGAATAA
- a CDS encoding alpha/beta fold hydrolase — MKLNYKLYPFQNPNPNQQSIGDMIILHGLFGSLKNWVTVAKFLSEFGNVYTLDARNHGDSPHSDEHSIPLMSQDLEEFILQNHIKSPLLLGHSMGGLVGMYFDLTHPGILKKLIIQDISPRSYPFAYDNEINSMSFPLDGFSSRNQIDSEMAKFVPDTFIRQFLQMSLERNENGLYRWKLNVTGLNHARRVFDDVFDLNQTSEAKVLFLLGGNSEYIKNTDFDIMDRMFPNNQKITIQGGGHYIHFTHQEEYLKILKNWLDKN; from the coding sequence GTGAAACTAAACTACAAACTCTATCCATTTCAAAATCCAAATCCGAATCAACAGTCCATTGGGGATATGATTATCTTACATGGGTTGTTTGGATCCTTAAAAAACTGGGTTACCGTCGCAAAATTTTTGTCTGAATTTGGAAACGTATATACGCTTGATGCAAGAAACCATGGTGATTCACCACATAGCGATGAACATTCTATCCCATTAATGTCCCAGGATCTAGAAGAATTCATTCTTCAGAATCATATCAAATCTCCATTACTATTAGGACACTCAATGGGTGGTCTTGTAGGGATGTACTTTGATTTAACTCATCCTGGAATTCTAAAAAAACTTATCATCCAAGATATATCACCTAGATCTTATCCATTTGCTTACGATAACGAAATTAATTCGATGTCATTCCCTTTGGATGGATTTTCTTCCCGAAATCAAATCGATTCTGAAATGGCAAAATTTGTTCCCGATACATTCATTAGACAATTTTTGCAAATGAGTTTAGAACGAAATGAAAATGGTTTGTATCGATGGAAATTAAATGTAACTGGATTAAACCATGCAAGGCGAGTCTTCGATGATGTGTTTGATTTAAATCAAACATCTGAAGCGAAAGTTTTGTTTTTGTTAGGTGGAAATTCAGAATACATAAAAAACACAGATTTTGATATTATGGATCGAATGTTCCCAAATAACCAAAAGATTACGATTCAAGGAGGTGGGCACTATATACATTTTACCCACCAAGAAGAATATTTGAAAATTTTAAAAAATTGGTTAGATAAAAATTAA
- a CDS encoding SH3 domain-containing protein — MIYDSFRRSLLFFRSFLIFIVFVSPLLSEPKFQTKPKQSKPSEILKRDLQSEIVIPVIGLNLHLFADEKSDVLRKLKFGEPVRFDKDSLESPKEDWIPIKLIDGLSGFIKRSVVRSVPPKQYLSTLLFEAERMILAKHVDFLTKQEITDTIFSISSTGKYTGDEFIFIRAKAGFFLKKTVDLMNEKGVKPDNDPNTLEFLKRHQTKLLYDYTSGKYYVDSNYFWKLLESYPKTKHSDYAGYLATESMPSLDCGVELRCRLEELRKGKLRYLYLFPTGNYVTLYTKDLVKELSVMTKDPDSIPCFQPVSDGIKSEINQMIRYTSEIGPREKKQILPHLQILKKECFR; from the coding sequence ATGATTTATGATTCCTTTCGACGTTCCTTGTTATTTTTTCGATCCTTTTTAATTTTCATTGTATTTGTATCTCCTCTTCTTTCTGAACCTAAGTTTCAAACCAAACCAAAACAATCCAAACCATCAGAAATATTAAAACGAGATTTACAATCTGAAATTGTGATCCCTGTAATTGGGCTTAATTTGCATTTGTTTGCAGATGAGAAAAGTGATGTTTTGCGAAAATTGAAATTTGGGGAACCTGTTCGTTTTGACAAAGATTCCCTCGAAAGTCCAAAAGAAGATTGGATACCAATCAAATTGATAGACGGACTATCCGGGTTTATCAAACGTTCTGTTGTACGTTCTGTACCTCCCAAACAATACTTGTCAACTTTACTCTTCGAAGCAGAGAGAATGATCCTTGCAAAACATGTTGATTTTTTGACAAAACAAGAGATTACAGATACGATATTTTCCATTTCTTCAACTGGAAAATATACTGGTGATGAGTTTATCTTCATTCGTGCCAAGGCTGGTTTTTTCTTAAAAAAAACTGTTGATCTAATGAATGAAAAAGGCGTCAAACCAGACAATGATCCAAACACATTAGAATTTCTAAAACGCCACCAAACAAAGTTATTATATGATTATACGTCTGGGAAATATTATGTAGATTCTAATTATTTCTGGAAGTTACTTGAATCTTATCCGAAAACAAAACACTCAGATTACGCAGGATATCTTGCAACAGAGAGTATGCCTTCTCTTGATTGTGGTGTGGAATTACGTTGCCGTCTAGAAGAGCTAAGAAAAGGGAAATTACGTTATTTGTATCTTTTTCCCACTGGAAATTATGTAACTCTATATACTAAGGATTTAGTAAAAGAATTAAGTGTTATGACAAAGGATCCAGATTCTATCCCTTGTTTTCAACCTGTTAGTGATGGGATTAAATCAGAAATCAACCAAATGATTCGATATACATCAGAAATTGGTCCAAGAGAAAAAAAACAAATCTTACCACATTTACAAATTCTTAAAAAAGAATGTTTTCGTTAG
- a CDS encoding pyridoxal phosphate-dependent aminotransferase, whose protein sequence is MKLVAKRLDVVEPSPTLAITAKANQLKASGLDVVGFGAGEPDFDTPTHIKEAAKKAMDQGKTKYTPVSGTVSLKEAIIKKFETENGLKYEKNQIIVGTGGKQVLYNFFMATLNPGDEVIIPAPYWVSYADIVRLAEGTPVIVATDISSGFKITPEQLEKAITPKTKVFIFNSPSNPTGAAYTRSDVEALVKVLEPKDIITVSDDIYEKIIYDGLEFVNPAMISEKMKEKTFVINGVSKAYSMTGWRIGYGAGNPEIVKNMDTMQGQSTSNASSISQAAAEAALSGDQTPVAEMLKAFDTRRKLIVGLLREIPGVECRMPEGAFYAFPYMTGVYEMPGFKRLLAEKKETSYSKLFCDVLLDKYNVAAVPGIAFGDDKAIRLSYALGEKDIEKGVARIKQMVLDLQK, encoded by the coding sequence ATGAAACTTGTAGCAAAACGACTTGATGTCGTAGAACCTTCTCCCACTCTCGCGATCACAGCGAAAGCCAATCAATTGAAAGCGAGTGGACTTGATGTAGTTGGATTTGGAGCAGGGGAACCTGACTTTGATACGCCAACTCATATCAAAGAAGCTGCTAAAAAAGCAATGGACCAAGGGAAAACAAAGTACACTCCCGTAAGTGGAACTGTCTCTCTTAAAGAAGCCATCATCAAAAAGTTTGAAACAGAAAATGGACTCAAGTATGAGAAAAATCAAATTATTGTAGGGACTGGAGGAAAACAAGTACTCTATAATTTTTTTATGGCTACGCTCAACCCTGGTGATGAAGTGATTATCCCTGCACCGTATTGGGTAAGTTATGCGGACATCGTTCGATTAGCAGAAGGGACACCTGTCATTGTGGCAACAGACATTTCGAGTGGATTTAAAATCACTCCGGAACAATTGGAAAAAGCAATTACTCCAAAAACAAAAGTGTTTATCTTTAATTCACCTTCTAACCCTACAGGAGCAGCTTACACTCGTTCGGATGTGGAAGCTCTCGTAAAGGTTTTGGAGCCAAAAGATATCATCACTGTTTCGGATGATATCTATGAAAAAATTATTTATGATGGATTGGAATTTGTAAACCCTGCCATGATCTCGGAAAAGATGAAGGAAAAAACCTTTGTGATAAATGGGGTATCGAAAGCATACTCTATGACAGGATGGAGGATTGGATACGGGGCTGGTAATCCAGAGATTGTCAAAAACATGGACACTATGCAAGGCCAATCAACAAGTAATGCTTCTTCTATTTCGCAAGCGGCGGCAGAGGCAGCTCTTTCAGGTGACCAAACTCCAGTGGCAGAAATGTTAAAGGCCTTTGACACACGTCGCAAACTCATCGTAGGACTCCTTCGTGAGATCCCTGGTGTGGAATGCCGTATGCCAGAAGGAGCTTTTTATGCATTCCCTTACATGACTGGTGTTTATGAAATGCCTGGTTTCAAACGACTTCTAGCAGAGAAAAAAGAAACTTCGTATTCTAAATTATTTTGTGATGTCCTTCTCGACAAATACAATGTGGCAGCTGTACCAGGAATTGCTTTTGGAGATGACAAAGCCATACGTTTGTCTTATGCGTTAGGTGAAAAAGACATCGAAAAAGGTGTCGCACGTATCAAACAAATGGTTTTGGATTTACAAAAATAA
- a CDS encoding DNA repair helicase XPB, with product MTKPLTVQSDKTMLLEVDNPEFEACRDLVSKFAELEKSPEYMHTYRISPLSLWNAASIKMTADEIIEGLTKFARYSVPKNVMNEVREQISRYGKVKLVKEESGELYIISNEKGFITEIANNRAVQPFVDGMEGDKIRIKKEYRGHIKQALIKIGFPVEDLAGYDEGNKYPFNLRPTTKGGIKFGMRDYQRASVEAFHAGGRNEGGSGVVVLPCGAGKTIVGMGVMQIVGAETLILVTNTLSIRQWRNEILDKTDIPESDIGEYSGEMKEIKPITIATYNILTHRKKKGGDFTHFHIFSANNWGLIVYDEVHLLPAPVFRMTSELQAKRRLGLTATLVREDGLEEDVFSLIGPKKYDVPWKELEAKSWIAEANCVEIRVPMEDDLRMKYSVADDREKFRLASENPEKLRAISYILKKHSTNNILVIGQYINQLEEISNTFKIPLITGKTPLPERQELYQAFRTGQIKQLVVSKVANFSIDLPDANIAIQVSGTFGSRQEEAQRLGRILRPKSQDNTAIFYSLISRDTNEERFGQNRQLFLTEQGYEYEIYTLDQFKETVPEESLTN from the coding sequence ATGACCAAGCCACTCACCGTACAAAGTGACAAAACAATGCTTCTTGAGGTGGATAACCCAGAATTTGAAGCGTGTCGGGACCTCGTTTCCAAGTTTGCCGAGCTTGAAAAAAGCCCGGAATATATGCATACCTATCGCATATCTCCCCTTTCTTTGTGGAATGCCGCTTCGATTAAAATGACAGCGGATGAAATCATCGAAGGCTTAACAAAATTTGCTCGTTATTCCGTTCCGAAAAACGTAATGAATGAAGTGAGAGAACAAATTTCTCGTTATGGTAAAGTAAAACTCGTAAAAGAAGAGTCGGGGGAGTTGTACATCATCTCCAACGAAAAAGGTTTTATCACAGAAATCGCCAACAACCGCGCTGTCCAACCTTTTGTGGATGGAATGGAAGGTGATAAAATTCGTATCAAAAAAGAATACCGTGGTCACATCAAACAAGCGTTAATTAAAATTGGTTTTCCTGTAGAAGACCTTGCTGGATACGATGAAGGGAATAAATACCCGTTTAACTTACGTCCTACGACAAAAGGTGGGATTAAGTTTGGTATGCGAGATTACCAAAGAGCATCAGTGGAAGCATTCCATGCGGGAGGGCGAAATGAAGGTGGATCTGGAGTTGTGGTCCTTCCTTGTGGTGCGGGTAAAACCATCGTGGGTATGGGGGTTATGCAAATTGTTGGAGCAGAGACTCTGATCCTAGTTACGAACACTTTGTCCATACGCCAGTGGCGAAATGAAATTCTAGACAAAACGGATATCCCGGAGTCGGACATCGGTGAATATTCAGGTGAAATGAAAGAAATCAAACCGATCACTATTGCAACTTACAATATCTTAACACATAGAAAGAAAAAAGGTGGGGACTTCACTCACTTTCATATTTTCAGTGCAAACAATTGGGGACTCATTGTATATGATGAGGTGCATTTATTGCCAGCTCCAGTGTTTCGTATGACTTCTGAATTGCAAGCCAAACGTAGGTTAGGTCTTACTGCGACACTCGTAAGGGAGGATGGTTTGGAAGAAGATGTATTCTCTCTAATCGGTCCTAAAAAATATGATGTGCCTTGGAAGGAACTCGAAGCCAAGTCTTGGATTGCGGAGGCCAATTGTGTGGAGATTCGTGTTCCGATGGAAGACGATCTTCGAATGAAGTACTCTGTTGCGGATGATCGTGAGAAATTTCGATTAGCTTCAGAAAACCCAGAAAAACTTCGTGCGATCAGTTATATTTTGAAAAAACACTCCACTAACAATATTTTGGTGATTGGACAGTATATCAATCAGTTAGAAGAGATTTCCAACACGTTCAAAATCCCTTTGATTACAGGTAAAACTCCACTCCCTGAAAGACAAGAACTCTACCAAGCGTTCCGAACTGGTCAAATCAAACAACTTGTCGTATCGAAGGTGGCAAACTTTTCGATCGACTTACCAGATGCAAATATTGCGATCCAGGTTTCGGGAACTTTTGGTTCCAGACAGGAAGAAGCACAACGTTTGGGTCGGATCCTACGTCCAAAATCCCAAGACAATACTGCGATTTTTTACTCACTCATTTCGCGTGATACAAACGAAGAAAGGTTTGGGCAAAACAGACAGCTCTTCCTCACCGAACAAGGGTATGAATATGAAATTTATACTTTGGACCAGTTCAAAGAAACAGTTCCAGAAGAATCACTCACAAACTAG
- the dusA gene encoding tRNA dihydrouridine(20/20a) synthase DusA has product MPSPVPSHRVSVAPMMDWTDRHFRFFLRLISKHTLLYTEMVTTGAILRGKDNHRHLDFSKEEHPVALQLGGDSPKALAECANIGENYGYDEINLNVGCPSDKVQSGSFGACLMKEPELVAEMVSSCKTKVKIPVTVKHRIGVNGKESYEDLYHFVSKINEAGVDHIIVHARIAILEGLSPKENRTIPPLRYDDVYRLKNDFPNLPITINGGIKTHSEIDNHLTKVNGVMIGRAAYDNPFLFADVDSLYFGSKEILPTRERVLKEMIPYLKSFRLGGGKVHHVLRHILGLYHGEKGAKEFRKFLTDRMHLPGANESILEDYLAR; this is encoded by the coding sequence TTGCCAAGTCCTGTCCCATCGCACCGCGTATCTGTTGCTCCGATGATGGACTGGACGGACAGGCATTTTCGCTTTTTTTTAAGGTTAATCTCCAAACATACGTTACTATATACAGAAATGGTGACCACGGGCGCCATCCTTCGTGGGAAAGATAACCACCGTCACTTAGATTTTTCTAAAGAAGAACATCCCGTTGCACTTCAATTAGGTGGTGATTCACCGAAAGCTCTAGCCGAATGTGCCAACATTGGCGAAAACTACGGCTATGATGAAATCAATTTGAATGTTGGATGCCCTTCCGACAAAGTCCAAAGTGGAAGTTTTGGGGCTTGTCTCATGAAAGAACCTGAACTTGTAGCAGAAATGGTTTCTTCCTGCAAAACCAAAGTCAAAATTCCTGTGACCGTTAAACACCGGATTGGTGTGAATGGAAAAGAATCTTACGAAGACCTATATCATTTCGTTTCTAAAATCAATGAAGCTGGTGTGGACCATATCATTGTCCATGCAAGGATTGCGATATTAGAAGGACTTTCTCCCAAGGAAAATCGAACAATTCCACCATTACGATATGACGATGTATACCGATTAAAAAATGATTTTCCGAATTTGCCGATCACCATCAATGGTGGAATCAAAACCCATTCAGAAATTGATAACCACCTAACAAAAGTAAATGGAGTGATGATTGGAAGGGCAGCTTACGACAATCCGTTTTTATTTGCCGATGTCGATTCCCTTTATTTTGGATCAAAAGAAATACTACCCACAAGAGAAAGAGTTTTAAAAGAGATGATACCCTATCTAAAGTCCTTTCGATTGGGTGGGGGAAAAGTCCACCATGTGCTCCGGCATATTTTAGGATTGTATCATGGTGAAAAAGGAGCAAAAGAATTTCGAAAGTTTCTCACTGACCGTATGCATTTACCCGGAGCAAATGAATCTATATTAGAAGATTATTTAGCGCGTTAA